The following DNA comes from Salvelinus sp. IW2-2015 linkage group LG1, ASM291031v2, whole genome shotgun sequence.
AAACTGTCTAGCAAAACACAAGCAAATGAGCAATGTGATTGATTAACGTTAATTGATGTTGAGTGTTAGCTAGTTTGACAACTAGGCTASCTAGCCAAGTGTTCTGCTAGCAaagggctaacgttagctggctaaactGTTATGGTACTTTACTCTAACGAGATTGCAGCCTCACTTTACATAACTACGTCATTTACCTCTTTAATTAATAATTGAACCATTATTTATTTGCTTACCTGATGAAAATTGTACCCCTGCCTCGGACAATAAATATCAACCGACAGTCTCTGATGTAGAACGTCACAAATGTGAGTGTGTTATTATTCGTAACGTCGTTGCCACACACATGACGTATACACAAGCTTTGTTTCCTTTTRGCTAGAAGAGGGGATAGATCCACTCAATTGATGGATCCAGTCTCttttcaaattaaatgttaacttTTGTGACATATTAAAGCCTCATATAGTTTACATCCTAATAATGCAATTGAAGTGAAATTACATGAGCTAACTTTatattttagcagacacttatgcAAAGCAATTTATAGGAgcgattagggttaagtgccttgctcaaggcagatttttcacctaatcaGTTCAGGGATAAGAAACAGCgagctttcggttactggctcaaagcTCTTatctgctaggctacctgccgcttgtGTGCATAGTGCTTAATAGTTCTCGAGCGGTACAGAGAGTAGGCAAATTAACTTGAAACATGTCACCTCCTCCTTCCCCCAAACTCACACAGAAAAAGGAGACATAAATTACACCGGTTTTACATATTTAATGACTCTTTAATACAGTTACTGGAGCAACATCTTAAATACAATTCAACTATGCTAAACCAGCTAATTGAGGCAATGAAGTCCATATCAACAGGCAACATTTTACATGACAAAATTCACGAGAATAATACtgtaacgacccggtattgtgttctgtgKttgtgggtgtgttatggttctcatggctactagcaggggttaaatatgtcaggacagatggaaaggttgggggggtatgatgggtaataccgcgggatttggaaatgcataaatagggattactgtctcattgttctctctcttctgttcgggCCTTGATCTGTTCATATGAGAGTGACCCTTAACTCAACATGTATAattgtgtacgttcggcatttagcggcgtgggctgtggcctgaacaatagcccagtttaggaataaacctgtgttctaACCTGtacacctagagtccgtctctttcCTCTTTAATGACCCAGTCGGGTCATTACAATACTGCAGCCGGGTATTGAGTACAGTACATTCTTGAGCTGAGCAGGCTATCGTTGGAAAACGTATCAAATATATAGTCACAACTTTTCTTTGGAACCTTCTTGTGTATGATTATAAACATCTTTACAAGTGTACTATGCACAGAACAGATAACTTTTCAGTAAGGCTTTCAACATGCCCCAAAAGACACAGGCAAAAAATCATAAATAATTGTGACACTGTAGTTCGCAGTCATTGGAATAATTGGGTGTACGTAATAGCATAACTTTTATCTAAATTAAAAGGATATTGTGTGCCCCTACTGACTAGTGGCTTTTGGTGCAAATTTCCCAAAATCTCATCACTTTATGCAGGTTATTTATGAAAACATTCAGCACAACACCAACTCAAAACACAGCAGAATGCCAAACACATTCATACAAATAGCGACATCTCAATATCTAATATACAGCTACTCTACATTCTTCTGGTATTCTACATATCAATATCCTATTAAGAATATGTGATGAGAAAAAGATCTTATCACACCTTGACTATGTTAAATATTTCCTTCAAGTATCTCAAAGCATCTGTTAAAATATGGGATATTTGCACTGTTTTGGTTTTAGTGGTAATGGCTAACAAGCTACATTTATTAATAGTCGCATGTCTGTAATAATTGGTTAAAAGGCAAGGTTCTCAAATAAGCTTTGAGTTGCTTAAAAATCTACTAGTGTAAAACATTTCCTCAACCATGAATATAATCAAAGGGACAATTCAGCGAGAATTTCATAAGAAAGGTATTGAAGCTACACTATGATAACTAGGACCGTAGTACTTTTCTTATTCCATGTTTACATATTTCTGTTACTCCTTTATGTTATCTGAAGACAGAGTAAGTAATTGACAGataaatacattcatttacaTGTCAACTTCCCYTTTAAGAGCACTGGACTAACTtctaatctaaaatatatacagtatatccttaTTGTAAATGGTTCCACACAAACCATATATGACCACAATATCAAATTATCCTACTATGTTTTTCTGTGTTCATAATGTCATGTGATGGCTAATATGGATGTATCTGATAATTGGCAAAAATGCTTTATGCTGCAGTAGTGGGAAAGGATTTCATGATACCATAACATGCTGCCACATATATTCAACAAGACATAAAGGGTCTCTGATACACATAAGGCATCATGTTTGATCTCTATTGGCATACATGAAAGAGGTGTTATAGTTGTGGTTTCAGATATTTGGCATGCAGGGAAATTATTATATGATGTGGAAGGCCATAGGGACATGGAGGATAGGATGAGCAGAACTTCAGTGTCACAGGGATAGACTGAGGCACCAGCTGAACTTGAAGGTGACTTCAYAGTCACTCAGAAGCGGACACWGCCAYTAGYTTCTWCTGGGCTGTCATMGTCGATTCCTTCACACAGGGAGTCCTTTAAACAGAAACAGACATGATTAATATTCTCAGTCGATAATTAACATGAGTCYAAACACTCTGACCAATTATGGTCTTGAWRACAGGTCTTACATTACTACTAGTGTTTTGCCTCAGAGAGACCAATGAAAAGAAACATCCCTGCTAGGTAAAAACTTTTCTCCTGATACACCATCATCATTATAAAACAAAGTGGGAACGAAATGATTAGTACTATTAGTAGTGAAGTGTATGTCCTTGAACTGAAATTATGATGAAGCATCATACTGTATGATGATATCAGTTTAAGATGCTATACATACCCCATTGTCTTATTGAGATGACATTTCATGTGAATAAGTGAAAACAGAAATTAAATTGGTGGAGTTCTGCGGGAATTTATCTTAAATACTCACAGACAACAGCTTCCTATCCGAGGCTATGAcgacacagggagggagggagaaagggaagagacaGAAATGGGGAGACTAGCTGAAGCACTGAACTCACAACAAAGCGAAGCGAACCAACACACTCGGATCACAACAGCAACTTTGAATATGCATCTCAAAACATCAACATGTCTATATTTACGACCCTTGTATGGCATTGATCTCTGACGCTAATTGTTGTTCAGTGCATGTTTCTCCTAAGATCACCATATGACTAATGTATAACACCTGGTTACTGGAAGACTTTTTAACTGTGTATCTGGAATGGTACTTAAGTGATCTATTCATAAGATGTAAATGAGTAGAAGTTAGTGGTGCAGTTTATTTAGGACAGGCATAGTGCTGTGCATATTCAAGATGGAGACACAGCCCATGAAGAAAAGGGGAGGCCATGTAAGACAAACAGCTGATGTTGGGGGAGAGACAGACATAATATAAAGAGGGGAAGCCACCAACAAGACCACAGCATGTCAGGGAGAAGTCCACTCTGTTTTTATTACAGAGTCTGAATTATCAAGTTGATTTAAGGGTGGTGGGATGCTAAGGATAAAGAAGAGATTGGCTtgggtgggaggagggaggggactgAGTATAATTATGAGTGATTAATTAAGAGGGCACCATCCATTTCTGACACTAACTTGGCTTTGCTGCAGCACCCCCTCTGGCATCTCKGGGAACTGCAGGGCCGATGGGAAGGGGCGTTGGGGGAGCCAGGGACGGTTGCCGGCACTGTAGAGCCTGGGCCGCTTGAAYTGGTCGTGACTGGACAGGGGGGTGTAACTATTCCGCCGGACGGGAGCTGGGTTCCTCGGGACCTTTTCCTGGTTGGAGATGGGGAAACACCAGGTGCATTAAAGAAAGCGACCCGGGAACACACAGCGTTACTGGGACAATTCCCCAAAACACAGCAATCAAACAATCATTCTCCTTGATCAACCACTACAATAGGACTTTTGCTATGGAATATGAAAAAGTTGATTCtgcatagtaaaaaaaataaaaaaataaaaagcactaACAGATTCCACTTAATTCTGCTCCTCTCAAATATTGTCTATGGCATCTCACTAatagctcagacacaccggtaGGATTGTGAAACGTTTGCCTGCCGACTACTTAGCACTTCTGAACAGAGTGTCGGCAGTCTCTCTCTTTTGTGTTCACATAGCAAAGACCTTGAAGTCGTCAGCaactcagccttgttaaaatagtCCAAaacagaaggtggcagtagcgttATTTGGAAATGCATGTCCGTTGTTTTATGGTCTACAGTCACGACGAGTTCAAGCGGcccaatattagctagctatatagctagcgGCGCTAATGTTACTATTGTTTTAGACAGCCCTTGTTGATATAGCtagatggccacagctagataactcACTAGCAAGATgacaaataaacaatttaattcactctCCATGGTCACTACAGCccatagatacatttttttgctagctggctaacgttatgGTTAGTATTATTCATTAGCTAGCAAGATGTTGTGCTAGCTAGGTAAAGTTAAGACACTGCATTGACTCTCAGTAGCCAGCTACAGGCAGCTGCTTCATGGAAAATAATCCATTGTGATGTAATTATCATTTTACTAGCTATAGTGGCCAGATTGGTaaagtatttagtgttgtgtgcattgtgctGCACTTACCACCCCRTTTGTTTCATATGAAGTGTGTGTAACTGCCTTGTcagttagcaagctaacgttatctagttagctaactaataaGCTAGTGCAAACCTAAATAAATATGTAAAGACTTGCTCTAGAAAAAAWKTAGTTTTATTGTTTTAGTGGTGTCGGTGTTCGCAAGCAGGGAAAGGTAATCAGTCATAGCTTCGTACAAGTTAAATATAAAGTCACACTAACTACTCATTTATCCAGACATAGCTTGAGCTAGTTTGGTTAAAGAGGTTCCGTGAAGCATGTGATAtgtgagcagaacagagcagggatGCCAAAAAGGAGCAAMGCCTTGCCACTGAGGATAACATGCAATGTTACTTACAAGTGGTCGGTCGCGATGTGTGTTCACTGCCTCCACGTTAAGGTAAAACATTTCCACTTTACAGCCTGGGGATAGTTGCAGAGATAAATTCATTTKACCCATTCCTAATTGtcaaactaaactcagcaaaaaaagaaacgtccccttttcagggccctgtctttcaaagataattcgtaaaaatccaaataacttcacagatcttcattgtaaagggtttaaacactgtttcccatgcttgctcaatgaaccataaacaattaatgaacatgcacctgtggaatggtcgttcagacactaacagcttatagacggtaggctattaaggtcacagttatgaaaacttaggacactaaagaggcctttctactgactttgaaaaTCACCaagagaaagatgcccagggtccctgctcatctgcgtgaacgtgccttaggcatgctgcaaggaggcatgaggactgcagatgtggccagggcaataaattcgCAATGGCcgtactatgagacgcctaagacagcgctacagcgagacaggacggacagctgatcgtcctcgcagtggcagaccacgtgtaacaacacctgcacaggatcggtatatccgaacatcacacctgcgggacaggtacagaatggcaacaacaactgcccgatttacaccaggaatgcacaatctctcaatcagtgctcaaactgtctgcgaaaggctgaactgagggcttgtaggcctgttgtaaggcaggtcctcaccagacatcMccggcaacaacgtcgcctatgggcacaaacccaccgccgCTGGacgagacaggactggcaaaaagtgctcttcactgacgagtctcggttttgtctcaccaggggtgatggtcggattcgcgtttatcgtcgaaggaatgagcggtacaccgaggcctgtactctggagcggaatctATTTGGAGGTGtcgggtccgtcatggtctggggcggtgtgtcacagcatcatcggactgagcttgttgtcattgcaggcaatctcaacgctgtgcattacaggaaagagcctcctccctcatgtggtacccttcctgcaggctcatcctgacatgaccctccagcatgacaatgccaccagccatactgctccttctgtgcgtgatttcctacaagataggaatgtcagtgttttgtcatggccagcgaagagcccggatctcaatcccattgagcacgtctcggacctgttggatcggagggtgaggggtagggccattcaccccagaaatgtctgggaacttgcaggtgccttgatggaagagtggggtaacatctcacagcaagatgtggcaaatctggtgcagtccatgaggaggagatgcactgcagtacttaatgcagcttaatgcagccacaccagatactgactgttactttagattttgacccccccccctttgttcagggacacataattCAATTtctgttgacagtgagaggacgtttctttttttgctgagtttactagtGGTGATAGAAGAAATCCATCAGATGTGAACATAACACAATGTAATTGTCAATTTATTCTACCGTAAGTCTAATGAACACAAAGTCTTACCATAGGCAACAGGGCTGAGCTTGAGCACTGTGTGCAGTGGACATTTCAGATAGGGTAGATCATCTACGaaatacagttaaaaaaaaaaaagtgtcaatgacTTCTGGTGTTTGTGACATTGTCagtaagtgtgtactgtatggtgTGTGCTCACCCACCTGCACTCTTGTCCAGGAAGTAGGCTAGCAGGCAGCGCATGACAGCCTGGTGACAGATGACCAGCACATTGCCTTGTCTCTCTAGCTCCATGATGACAGGCTCTAACCGCTGCACTAGGTCCTGGTAGGACTACAGGTGAGGAGAAGGGACACACTGAGCTTTAGCTATCCCTAACAAGATAAGGGCTCCATATTGTGGTAAGTGGGTAGGACTTTACCTCTCCTCCTAGGTAGCGGTAGTGGTACTTGTCTTGGTCCCTCAGGGCAAACTCTTCTGGAAAGGAGTTCTGGATCATATCATATGTCATCTCCTCACAAACACCCTAACAGATGGGAAAGAGAGAACTCTGGAAAATGTGCCTTGGCAGTTGAGTTGCCAGATAATGATCAATCATTACTTATTATTCAAACAATGAATATAACAAGTCCTTTATCAAAGATCAAATTCATTTTAATCACAAATGGTGTCTACCTAAATCAAACCATCATGGTATTCATTATTTTAGACCAGTGATAAGTGAGAGATCAGAGGGAAAGTCAGTACTGACAGCATCTATCTCGTTGAGGATCTTCCACTGTTCGTAGGGCACAATCAGCTCCTCAGCAGTCTGGATGGTACGTCTCAGCTGGCTTGTCCACACCTTCAGGTCCGACAGTTTGTGCTCCTCGATGAAGCCGCRCAAGGCATGGGCAAACTGGACCAGAAAGGGCAAAGAGAGATTARTGTCAATAACAGGCCCATCTATCAGGGGACTTCTTACTGTACATGATCATGGTAAACATGCTATTAACTATTTAAGAGTACATGACCAGATTACCAGTGTTTCCTCAAATTTAAAGTACAGGAGCTTTAATTAGTATTTTCCATTAGCTGTTCAACTAAATCTAAATAGAAATCGGTAGGATCTACTGACTCAAAGACAAAGGTCAGTAATATGCCTGACTGCTCCATAGAGATTGATAGAGGCTTCTACTGGACAAAAGGCCGTATTAGCATTGGCACATTGGCACTGAGGGCTTCcatcattttaatgtagtcaacagGGGGGGCCtttcaacttcattggctgatccctcctggttaccctgttggagtcatgtccaactgaGTCATCAGGGGGGggggatcagccaatcgtgaagaagaaaatggactacttcaaaatggagatggcctcaatggcgctgcccatgctatcacagatgctataatggcacagGTACAAAGATGAATCCTCTAATCTCTATGGACTGCTCTCTCTGGACTAGGCCTAACTGTCATGGCAGACAGGACACATACCTGTTTTCCCCCTGGGGAGAGCTCCGAGTCACCTCCGATACGGCCCTCCATGTTGTGATTGCTCTCTCCATGCCGGCACAGGTAGAGCGAGTGAGAGTGCACTTGAATGTTCATGAGGTAGTACACTATCCTACTCTGGATGTAGTCTTGCACCCGGTTCACCAGGAAGCGCCGGCCCACATTCTCCACCTTGATAAAGGATAGGTCCCTACGGGAGACACAGTAACACAATTGTCTGTATGTATTCTGTCTCCACCTGGTGGCATTCATCTGACCTTGCAGCAAATTTACAGCAATTCTCGAGAACTACAAACGTTAATGCCTATTAGGTATACCACATGATGATCGGTATGGACAGTTCCCTCTAATTGAAGCAATGTCCTATTCAATTgcaacagactgagacagacaatATGCTTTGGTCATTCTTACTTGTCATAATCATCGGGATCCAAAGGTTGGTATGTAACCTTATAGCACTCTATGCGTTTGAGAAAGTCATCCATTaccctctctctgtgcctctctgggTAGTCTGGACTGGACACCTTCACCTCCTGTTTAGAGATATGACACATTAGAATGTGGGCAAAGAAAAATGAAAGTCGTGACATGACAAGGATATAGYCAGTGTATAAATAGGTTAGTTTTGACCCTGGCCTGGGCTCATAGTAAAGCATTACAATCCCACATGGCGACATCGGAACATACCAGAATATTAGCAGCAATGACTTCTGGGTCATCACACACAGACTCCACAAAGAACACCTGTTGGAAATAAAGCAGCTCAGACTGCGCCACTAAAATATACTGCCTCACCACAGGGCTGGATGCAGTGTCGTTACACAGAGTAACGTTATATGGAGataaacacaaaaatatatttggcAATTTAGCACATTTTTACCTTGAATGCATTCTCTTTCCCAAAATCAAGAATgaggtctctcctctcccttgttGTGTTTGTTGCATCAAATACCTAATCAAAGCAAACATCACTAAACGGGTGGatatatgtaaaatatattgaaCAGACAAAAAGGAATCTAAAGGAAAGAGTAGATGCCTTACAGCGATTTGTCCTCCTTCTTCAGTTAGATATCCTTTCACATCCTCCAGGGCTACCAGAGCACACTgtctgtgggagaggagagggaaatacAATGGCAGTAGTCTTAATCTGCATCAAAGGGCTCAACAGTTGGTCTGCAGAAAAGGGGGCAGGTATGCATTCCAACCtcagataatatatatatattgtttttatacTCAATCTTAAAGGCCCCTGTATCATTTTGTGTTTGATTCTATGGTGAACAGTCCAGTAGACcagaatgatatactgtatacctaTCTTTCTTCTGTACAGACATCTGAATAGTAACACTGACAGAACAGTGAGGGAACATACCGATGCAACATTTTGTAAGGAGTGAGTGAGTGCCAGAAATAYATTTAGATCAGCATTCTGTGATGTTGTCAAGAGCAGTAGCCATTTACAGGTCCATAAAGGGCAATYCAGATGTGTCTCATTAAGTGATTATCCTGGATCAAGTTTAGTGCTTGCTTAGAAAACTTTCAGCTAGTTGGAAAATAGTAATCCATCACAAATTACTATGAAAAACTAAGCAAATGTCCATTTGAATCCCacaactggtgtgtgtgtacacacacacattctattaATATAATATGGGTCTTTTGTACACTGAATATCTGCTTGCACAGCAGACAGTGTGTTGGTTCAGAAACTCACTGGCCATTGACATTGGCAGCAGCCGGGGCTGCAAAGTACACCTGTGAAATCATGCATAAGAGAACCTGGTGAGCTGCTGGAGTAATGAGATTGACTCAGATCTGACCATGCTGATGGAAACAATACTTGATTAATGACCATTTTTTTCTAACATGTTACGATTGATAGAAAACTTTGTCTGTCATATGTGAACTTAAGTTCTAAGcaaataaaaatggaaaatgtGCCATCAAAACAGTGTGCATGGCAATTGTGAATGCTTTCTCAGTATGGAATCTGCATGAATAAAACAAACGTAACTTACTTCCTTATTTCCATGGCTTCCTTGTTGTCGTGTCTGAAGAAGTCGTAGGACTTGTAAGCTTTGACAGCCTCTCGGCGGTAAACACCCAAGTTAAACACTACAAAATTAACAAAATGRCACCAACAGAGTTATGACTTGCTTGTATTAGTGTCTACATGGTTWATTAAGTTAGGGTTGTCTCCTATCATAGAAATGGGACTGGTTCAAAGTAGGATCCTATTCAACATGGGGCGTCTCAGTTCTCAGGAGMtttacattttttattaaaaatgtgACATTTACCTAATAATGAAGGCATTTACTTTGTAGGACACAATATACTGGTGATTTAAAGTTGACTGAAGTGCTTATTAAAAGATATCTCAAACACCAGAGGGTTCCACCATCAATAGTCTGTCGTAATGGAAGACTTAAAGGGAYatgtacactgctcaaaaaaataaagggaacacttaaacaacacaatgtaactccaagtcaatcacacttctgtgaaaatcaACT
Coding sequences within:
- the LOC111967882 gene encoding 6-phosphofructo-2-kinase/fructose-2,6-bisphosphatase 2-like isoform X2 — protein: MEIRKQCALVALEDVKGYLTEEGGQIAVFDATNTTRERRDLILDFGKENAFKVFFVESVCDDPEVIAANILEVKVSSPDYPERHRERVMDDFLKRIECYKVTYQPLDPDDYDKDLSFIKVENVGRRFLVNRVQDYIQSRIVYYLMNIQVHSHSLYLCRHGESNHNMEGRIGGDSELSPGGKQFAHALXGFIEEHKLSDLKVWTSQLRRTIQTAEELIVPYEQWKILNEIDAGVCEEMTYDMIQNSFPEEFALRDQDKYHYRYLGGESYQDLVQRLEPVIMELERQGNVLVICHQAVMRCLLAYFLDKSADDLPYLKCPLHTVLKLSPVAYGCKVEMFYLNVEAVNTHRDRPLEKVPRNPAPVRRNSYTPLSSHDQFKRPRLYSAGNRPWLPQRPFPSALQFPEMPEGVLQQSQDSLCEGIDXDSPXEXXGXVRF
- the LOC111967882 gene encoding 6-phosphofructo-2-kinase/fructose-2,6-bisphosphatase 2-like isoform X1; translated protein: MEIRKQCALVALEDVKGYLTEEGGQIAVFDATNTTRERRDLILDFGKENAFKVFFVESVCDDPEVIAANILEVKVSSPDYPERHRERVMDDFLKRIECYKVTYQPLDPDDYDKDLSFIKVENVGRRFLVNRVQDYIQSRIVYYLMNIQVHSHSLYLCRHGESNHNMEGRIGGDSELSPGGKQFAHALXGFIEEHKLSDLKVWTSQLRRTIQTAEELIVPYEQWKILNEIDAGVCEEMTYDMIQNSFPEEFALRDQDKYHYRYLGGESYQDLVQRLEPVIMELERQGNVLVICHQAVMRCLLAYFLDKSADDLPYLKCPLHTVLKLSPVAYGCKVEMFYLNVEAVNTHRDRPLEKVPRNPAPVRRNSYTPLSSHDQFKRPRLYSAGNRPWLPQRPFPSALQFPEMPEGVLQQSQPRIGSCCLTPCVKESTMTAQXKLXAVSASE